From one Actinopolyspora saharensis genomic stretch:
- a CDS encoding DUF350 domain-containing protein, which produces MFQQLISGLSAAIAYGVIGAVLMALGYVLVDLATPGKLRDLIWVHRNANAAILLVSGLLGVGIILTTAIAASSDQLVLGLVGTLSYGVLGLILMGLSFLLIDALTPGKLGDELSTPTIHPGTWVSAGAHVVIATIIAAAIW; this is translated from the coding sequence GTGTTCCAGCAACTGATCTCCGGTCTGTCCGCGGCGATCGCCTACGGCGTGATCGGCGCGGTCCTCATGGCCCTCGGCTATGTGCTCGTGGACCTGGCCACTCCGGGCAAGCTCCGGGACCTGATCTGGGTACACCGCAACGCCAACGCGGCGATCCTGCTGGTGTCCGGCCTGCTCGGGGTCGGGATCATCCTCACCACTGCTATCGCGGCCAGCTCCGACCAACTGGTTCTCGGCCTGGTCGGAACCCTGTCCTACGGTGTGCTCGGACTGATCCTGATGGGCCTGTCCTTCCTGCTCATCGATGCACTCACTCCGGGCAAGCTCGGCGATGAGCTCTCCACCCCGACCATCCACCCGGGCACCTGGGTCTCCGCGGGGGCGCACGTGGTGATCGCGACGATCATCGCCGCCGCGATCTGGTGA
- a CDS encoding polyamine aminopropyltransferase, with protein MSTETEQHEHHDTTGTPPSAENTAEGFRGRSLARFAVLVAVFVCSACGLVYELALVALGSYLIGNSVGQASIVLSLMVFAMGVGALLAKPLQRWAAVSFVAVELVLALLGGLSVLGLYAAFAWLSLYMPMLIAISLVLGVLIGAEIPLLMVLLQRIRRQEAGSAVADMFAADYVGALIGGLAFPFLLLPLLGQIKGALLVGMLNAAAGLGLVLTVYRRELGGRVVALMTVLALLVGGVLGGAFALSTRFETTARQALYSDPVVFAERTKYQEVVLTRSRSLTGPEDTRLYLNGDLQFSSVDEHRYHEALVHPAMTGEHSNVLILGGGDGLALREVLRYPDVEQATLVEMDPAVLRLGRTDERLTSLNDHAFDDPRVNTVTADAFSWLRDNRNRYDVVLVDMPDPDSTETAKLYSTEFYTLVQQAMAEGARVNVQAGSPYFAAEAYWCIEASMRKAGLSTVPYSRPIPSFGQWGFHLGEADGSAPALRLPDGAPPLRTLDERTLRAASVFPPDLDRIPSVEPSTLMHPKIIEYERGAWKNY; from the coding sequence GTGTCGACCGAAACCGAGCAGCACGAACACCACGACACCACCGGTACCCCTCCGAGCGCGGAGAACACCGCGGAAGGTTTCCGCGGCAGGAGCCTCGCTCGTTTCGCGGTGCTGGTGGCGGTGTTCGTCTGCTCGGCCTGCGGGCTCGTCTACGAGCTGGCTCTGGTCGCCCTCGGCAGCTACCTGATCGGCAACAGCGTCGGGCAGGCCTCCATCGTGCTGTCGCTGATGGTGTTCGCCATGGGCGTGGGTGCGCTGCTGGCCAAACCCCTGCAACGCTGGGCGGCGGTCTCCTTCGTGGCCGTGGAGCTGGTCCTCGCGCTGCTGGGCGGGCTCAGCGTGCTCGGGCTGTACGCGGCCTTCGCCTGGCTGAGCCTGTACATGCCGATGCTGATCGCCATCTCGCTGGTGCTGGGGGTGCTCATCGGCGCGGAGATCCCGCTGCTGATGGTCCTGCTGCAGCGCATAAGGCGGCAGGAGGCGGGGTCCGCGGTGGCGGACATGTTCGCCGCCGACTACGTGGGCGCCCTGATCGGCGGGCTGGCGTTCCCGTTCCTGCTGCTCCCGCTGCTGGGGCAGATCAAGGGGGCGCTGCTGGTCGGCATGCTCAACGCCGCTGCCGGACTGGGGCTGGTGCTCACCGTCTACCGCCGGGAACTGGGCGGTCGAGTGGTTGCGCTGATGACGGTGCTCGCCCTCCTGGTCGGCGGCGTGCTCGGTGGCGCGTTCGCGCTGTCCACCCGGTTCGAGACGACGGCGCGGCAGGCCCTGTACTCCGACCCCGTGGTCTTCGCCGAACGCACCAAGTACCAGGAGGTGGTGCTCACCCGGTCGCGCTCGTTGACGGGACCCGAGGACACGCGGCTGTACCTCAACGGTGATCTGCAGTTCAGCTCGGTCGACGAGCACAGGTACCACGAGGCGCTGGTGCACCCCGCCATGACCGGGGAGCACTCGAACGTGCTGATCCTCGGTGGTGGCGACGGGCTCGCGCTCCGGGAGGTGCTGCGTTACCCGGACGTGGAGCAGGCCACCCTCGTGGAGATGGATCCGGCCGTGCTGCGGCTCGGGCGCACCGACGAGCGGCTGACCTCGCTGAACGACCACGCTTTCGACGACCCCAGGGTGAACACCGTCACCGCGGACGCGTTCAGCTGGTTGCGGGACAACAGGAACCGCTACGACGTGGTGCTGGTGGACATGCCGGACCCGGATTCCACCGAGACCGCGAAACTGTACTCCACGGAGTTCTACACCCTGGTCCAGCAGGCCATGGCCGAAGGTGCCCGGGTGAACGTCCAAGCCGGGTCACCGTACTTCGCCGCGGAGGCCTACTGGTGCATCGAGGCCTCGATGCGGAAGGCGGGCCTGTCCACGGTGCCCTACTCGCGTCCGATCCCCAGCTTCGGCCAGTGGGGGTTCCACCTGGGCGAGGCGGACGGTTCCGCGCCCGCGCTGCGCCTTCCGGACGGGGCCCCTCCCCTGCGGACCCTGGACGAGAGGACGCTGCGAGCGGCCAGCGTCTTCCCACCCGACCTGGATCGGATTCCGAGCGTGGAGCCGTCGACCCTGATGCATCCGAAGATCATCGAGTACGAGCGGGGCGCCTGGAAGAACTACTAG
- a CDS encoding MarR family winged helix-turn-helix transcriptional regulator → MKRPPDLIETARAQWQEVHPELDTSSIDVIGRVLRAAAVLRQRLDMILLDEGLNRSEFDLLSALRRSAEPVTPGRLNHLMVSSGAATTKRIQQLAERELLERTPDEHDRRSARVRLTEQGVVTIDRAFSRHLEAERHLLSALGGKQRETLAGGLAELLRSLEGTTGPALRGTSANEHHRGG, encoded by the coding sequence ATGAAACGTCCTCCCGATCTGATCGAGACCGCACGCGCGCAGTGGCAGGAGGTCCACCCCGAGCTGGACACCTCCAGCATCGACGTGATCGGACGAGTGCTCCGCGCTGCGGCGGTGTTGCGGCAACGTCTGGACATGATCCTGCTCGACGAAGGGTTGAATCGCTCCGAGTTCGATCTGCTCTCCGCGCTGCGTCGCAGCGCCGAGCCCGTCACCCCGGGGCGGCTCAACCACCTGATGGTCTCCTCCGGCGCGGCCACCACCAAGCGGATCCAGCAGCTGGCCGAGCGGGAACTGCTGGAGCGCACACCGGACGAGCACGACAGGCGCAGCGCCAGGGTGCGACTCACCGAGCAGGGCGTCGTGACGATCGACCGCGCGTTCTCCAGGCACCTCGAGGCAGAACGCCACCTGCTCTCCGCGCTGGGGGGCAAGCAGCGCGAGACGCTCGCGGGCGGCCTGGCCGAACTGCTGCGATCCCTGGAAGGCACGACCGGTCCGGCGCTGAGGGGGACGAGCGCGAACGAGCACCACAGGGGTGGCTGA
- a CDS encoding FUSC family protein: MSSTILARHLGETLHLNRRGPFLWPAARAFLSVLAPLGLLFQLGRIDLVGGAVFGALTSVYCRSDPYRNQIRALAAVAAGMLLAVGLGDLIAVAGLEPRQQHLAAILGTAVVGALATAATTAAKLGPPGGLIFSFATGACANMTLEPAEVPAHLLACAISGAFAWSICALGAWWAGLRPQRRAVATALEATAAHLANRTDLMTRHRAAVAIETAWTRLPLVGGRKHDTAEYRELIQAVEICEVLLGSRRVASATVRSLRSTAERIRAGSTPHPPGYARSETPLAPPLPPSRWRAVREVLLAAVRPRRAPGNWLLPFALRVGAAALLAGVLAELLGIGHAYWGAVSAVSVLQATSTSRSVPRMLQRVAGTLGGVLIGLALLSEHPPVWVMLLLLAVLQWGAEATVTINYAFGLLFATPVALLVSGLMSSAPPEQLVASRLWATLLGAAVAVLVARLAPHGAWLARMHESLRLVGELTELRGVVPPDQLRASLIELHDAYETAAGEVPDTLLPTEELLTVSRRAYRLLDEHAPARSGG, translated from the coding sequence GTGTCCTCGACAATACTGGCACGTCATTTGGGGGAGACTCTTCATCTGAATCGGCGTGGCCCGTTTCTGTGGCCCGCCGCCAGAGCCTTCCTGTCAGTACTGGCCCCCCTGGGGCTGCTGTTCCAGCTCGGTCGGATCGACCTGGTCGGCGGAGCGGTCTTCGGCGCCCTGACCAGCGTCTACTGCCGCAGCGACCCGTACCGCAACCAGATCAGGGCACTGGCCGCCGTGGCCGCCGGAATGCTGCTGGCCGTGGGGCTCGGTGACCTGATCGCCGTGGCCGGCCTGGAACCCCGGCAGCAACACCTGGCGGCGATCCTGGGCACCGCCGTCGTCGGCGCGCTGGCCACAGCGGCCACCACCGCGGCGAAGCTGGGCCCACCAGGAGGCCTGATCTTCTCCTTCGCCACCGGGGCCTGCGCGAACATGACCCTGGAGCCCGCCGAGGTTCCCGCCCACCTCCTCGCCTGCGCCATCAGCGGGGCCTTCGCCTGGAGCATCTGCGCCCTCGGCGCGTGGTGGGCCGGACTGCGTCCGCAGCGCAGGGCCGTGGCCACCGCGCTGGAGGCCACGGCAGCCCACCTGGCGAACCGCACCGACCTGATGACCAGGCACCGGGCCGCCGTGGCCATCGAGACGGCCTGGACACGACTTCCCCTCGTCGGCGGGAGAAAGCACGACACGGCCGAATACCGGGAGCTGATCCAGGCCGTCGAGATCTGCGAGGTGCTGCTGGGCTCCCGACGGGTCGCCTCCGCCACCGTCCGATCGCTGCGCTCGACCGCGGAACGGATCCGCGCGGGCAGCACCCCGCACCCGCCCGGATACGCCCGCAGCGAGACCCCGCTGGCACCGCCGCTGCCCCCGTCGCGCTGGCGGGCGGTCCGCGAGGTGCTGCTGGCCGCGGTACGCCCCCGACGTGCCCCCGGGAACTGGCTGCTCCCGTTCGCGCTGCGGGTAGGAGCGGCCGCCCTGCTCGCGGGAGTGCTGGCCGAACTGCTCGGCATCGGGCACGCGTACTGGGGCGCGGTCTCGGCCGTCTCGGTGCTGCAGGCGACCAGCACCTCCCGCTCGGTGCCCCGCATGCTCCAGCGCGTCGCCGGAACGCTGGGCGGGGTGCTGATCGGCCTCGCACTGCTTTCCGAACACCCGCCCGTGTGGGTGATGCTCCTGCTGCTGGCCGTGCTGCAGTGGGGCGCCGAGGCGACCGTGACGATCAACTACGCGTTCGGGCTGCTGTTCGCGACCCCGGTGGCGCTGCTGGTCAGCGGGCTCATGAGCTCAGCACCCCCGGAACAGCTCGTCGCGAGCAGACTGTGGGCGACCCTGCTGGGCGCCGCCGTGGCCGTGCTCGTGGCCCGGCTCGCCCCGCACGGAGCCTGGCTGGCCCGGATGCACGAATCGCTGCGCTTGGTCGGGGAACTGACCGAGCTGCGCGGGGTGGTTCCCCCGGACCAGCTTCGCGCGAGCCTGATCGAGCTGCACGACGCGTACGAGACAGCGGCCGGAGAAGTACCGGACACCCTGCTGCCCACCGAAGAGCTGCTAACCGTCTCGCGCAGGGCCTATCGGTTGTTGGATGAGCACGCTCCTGCCCGTTCCGGGGGATGA
- a CDS encoding LacI family DNA-binding transcriptional regulator yields the protein MVRSTNSRRPATLASLAAELGVSRTTVSNAYNRPDQLSPELRKRVLDTARRLGYPGPDPVARSLRTRKAGAVGLLLTENLSYAFRDPAAVGFLEGLALACEDAGHGLLLIPANPEHEDVAAVHSAGVDGFVVYSVPDDDPHLAAVMERPVPTVICDQPSIPEIDRVGIDDATAIKGLARHLIELGHRKIGVVCMRLARNRNDGPASPERQANAHFHVQRARLAALSEVFSEVGVEWDQVPVIERFDHTQESGGSAAAQLMETDPEVTAVICTSDILALGALAEMRRQGRRVPQDLTITGFDGIVDAERAELTTVRQPVLEKGRAAGRLLLDASESTGQPREVVLDTQLITGSTAGSPRSVEERWFGP from the coding sequence ATGGTGCGGTCTACGAACTCGAGGCGACCCGCGACGCTGGCCTCTCTCGCCGCGGAACTCGGCGTTTCCCGGACTACGGTGTCCAACGCTTACAATCGCCCCGACCAGCTTTCTCCCGAATTGCGCAAACGTGTACTCGACACCGCCCGCAGACTCGGGTATCCGGGTCCCGATCCGGTGGCGCGCTCACTGCGCACCCGCAAGGCGGGAGCCGTCGGTCTGCTGCTGACGGAGAACCTGTCCTACGCGTTTCGCGATCCGGCAGCCGTCGGATTCCTCGAAGGGCTCGCGCTGGCCTGCGAGGACGCGGGGCACGGTTTGCTGCTGATACCGGCGAATCCGGAGCACGAGGACGTGGCCGCCGTGCACAGCGCCGGAGTGGACGGGTTCGTCGTCTACTCGGTACCCGACGACGATCCGCATCTGGCCGCGGTGATGGAGCGCCCCGTCCCCACCGTGATCTGCGACCAGCCGAGCATCCCCGAGATCGACCGGGTCGGCATAGACGACGCCACGGCCATCAAGGGTCTGGCCAGGCATCTCATCGAGCTCGGCCACCGCAAGATCGGCGTGGTCTGCATGCGACTGGCGCGCAACCGCAACGACGGCCCCGCGTCCCCGGAGCGCCAGGCGAACGCGCACTTCCACGTGCAGCGGGCCCGGCTGGCCGCGCTCTCCGAGGTGTTCTCCGAGGTCGGGGTCGAGTGGGACCAGGTTCCGGTGATCGAGCGCTTCGACCACACGCAGGAGTCGGGCGGTTCGGCAGCGGCCCAGCTGATGGAAACGGACCCGGAGGTCACCGCCGTCATCTGCACCTCGGACATACTGGCGCTGGGAGCGCTGGCCGAGATGCGCAGGCAGGGCCGCAGGGTTCCGCAGGACCTCACCATCACCGGGTTCGACGGCATCGTGGACGCGGAGCGGGCCGAGCTGACCACGGTCCGGCAGCCGGTGCTGGAGAAGGGCAGGGCAGCCGGGCGGTTGCTGCTCGACGCGAGCGAATCCACGGGACAGCCGCGTGAGGTCGTGCTGGACACGCAGCTGATCACCGGTTCGACGGCCGGCTCGCCTCGTTCGGTCGAGGAGCGTTGGTTCGGCCCCTGA
- a CDS encoding metal ABC transporter solute-binding protein, Zn/Mn family — protein MSTLRSRHVRNRARRGAGVPVALLGLTTTLLLTSCGTGSGGSGGEPTVVASTDTWAKVAEAVAGEHAEVESIISDNEADPHSYESTPRDAAKINQADLVVHNGGGYDSFVSQVLSGNSADTPSVEAVAAAETEEGHGAHESTEQPAESSHAASEHAEHSEDHSHAHSGNEHEHTHDHAHSGNEHVWYQPHSVRRVADRIAEELSELSPDRSADFEQAAAEFGRRLDEVDGDIAEIRQQHRGTEVLTTAPVADLLLDETGLNDITPRSYVQSVESGNDPAASTIAELQDLVDSGRPAVLIHNPQTASPLTERLRERAERNGIPVVSMPETLPADETYQQWISGRVSALQAELDKAPTPQR, from the coding sequence GTGAGCACATTACGTAGTCGCCATGTTCGGAACAGAGCTCGTCGCGGAGCGGGCGTCCCCGTTGCCCTGCTCGGACTGACAACCACCCTGCTACTCACCTCCTGCGGAACCGGCAGCGGTGGTTCGGGCGGCGAACCGACCGTGGTCGCCTCCACCGACACGTGGGCCAAGGTCGCCGAAGCCGTGGCAGGTGAGCACGCCGAGGTCGAATCGATCATCAGCGACAACGAGGCCGACCCGCACTCCTACGAGAGCACCCCGCGCGACGCTGCCAAGATCAACCAGGCCGACCTGGTCGTCCACAACGGCGGCGGGTACGACTCCTTCGTCAGTCAGGTGCTGTCCGGCAACAGCGCGGACACCCCCTCCGTCGAAGCGGTCGCGGCCGCCGAAACCGAAGAGGGCCACGGGGCCCACGAGTCGACCGAGCAGCCCGCCGAGAGCTCGCACGCCGCCTCCGAGCACGCGGAGCACTCCGAGGACCACAGCCACGCGCACTCCGGCAACGAGCACGAGCACACCCACGACCACGCGCACTCCGGCAACGAGCACGTCTGGTACCAGCCGCACTCCGTGCGCCGCGTGGCCGACCGGATCGCGGAAGAGCTGAGCGAGCTCAGCCCCGACAGGTCCGCCGACTTCGAGCAGGCCGCAGCGGAGTTCGGCCGGCGACTCGACGAGGTCGACGGGGACATCGCCGAGATCCGGCAGCAGCACCGGGGAACCGAAGTGCTGACCACCGCCCCGGTCGCCGATCTGCTGCTGGACGAGACCGGGCTCAACGACATCACCCCCCGCTCCTACGTCCAGTCCGTCGAGTCGGGCAACGACCCCGCGGCGTCCACGATCGCCGAGCTCCAGGACCTGGTGGACTCCGGACGCCCCGCGGTCCTGATCCACAACCCCCAGACCGCCTCCCCGCTGACCGAACGGCTCCGCGAGCGCGCCGAGCGGAACGGCATACCGGTCGTGTCCATGCCGGAAACGCTGCCCGCCGACGAGACCTACCAGCAGTGGATCTCGGGGCGGGTCTCCGCCCTGCAAGCGGAGCTGGACAAGGCCCCGACCCCGCAGCGCTGA
- a CDS encoding metal ABC transporter ATP-binding protein, translated as MRYESPTTEAAPVAGVGDEKASTTDTPAVRLRDARLSYGPRSLWHGLDLDVSPGEFLAVLGPNGSGKTSLLRVLLGLTDLSAGSVRIAGEPAHRGNDKIGYIPQQRSLQDSLALRGSDLVGLGLDGHRWGTGLRGRRRRAELVRSALRSVDAQDYGKKPVGLLSGGEQQRLRIAQALVADPRVLLCDEPLLSLDPSHQHRVSGLIARQARRTGAAVLFVTHEINPVLPMVDRVLYLVNGQFRIGTPDEVMNSETLSELYGTEVEVARVGGRLVVAGAEGEQHHHVPEGEQE; from the coding sequence GTGCGTTACGAATCCCCCACCACCGAAGCGGCACCGGTCGCCGGGGTCGGTGACGAGAAGGCGTCCACAACGGACACACCTGCTGTGCGGCTGCGCGACGCCCGGCTGTCCTACGGCCCCCGTTCCCTCTGGCACGGGCTGGACCTGGACGTCAGCCCCGGCGAGTTCCTCGCCGTGCTGGGGCCCAACGGCTCGGGCAAGACGAGCCTGCTCCGCGTGCTGCTCGGACTCACCGACCTCAGCGCGGGCAGCGTCCGGATCGCGGGCGAGCCCGCCCACCGCGGCAACGACAAGATCGGCTACATCCCGCAGCAACGTTCCCTGCAGGACAGCCTCGCGCTGCGCGGCAGCGACCTGGTCGGCCTCGGCCTGGACGGGCACCGCTGGGGAACGGGGCTGCGCGGGCGCCGCCGCCGGGCCGAGCTGGTGCGCAGCGCGCTGCGGTCCGTGGACGCGCAGGACTACGGCAAGAAACCGGTCGGGCTGCTGTCCGGAGGGGAGCAGCAGCGCCTGCGGATCGCCCAGGCGCTGGTCGCGGACCCGCGGGTGCTGCTGTGCGACGAGCCGCTCCTCTCGCTGGACCCCTCGCACCAGCACAGGGTGAGCGGGCTGATCGCACGTCAGGCCAGGCGGACCGGAGCCGCCGTCCTGTTCGTGACCCACGAGATCAACCCGGTGCTGCCCATGGTCGACAGGGTGCTCTACCTGGTGAACGGGCAGTTCCGGATAGGCACTCCGGACGAGGTCATGAACTCGGAAACGCTGTCCGAGCTCTACGGCACCGAGGTCGAGGTGGCCCGAGTCGGCGGACGACTCGTCGTCGCCGGAGCCGAGGGGGAGCAGCACCACCACGTGCCGGAGGGAGAGCAGGAATGA
- a CDS encoding alginate O-acetyltransferase AlgX-related protein, whose product MSGERGAATGVADDEKTTASAELPPVHEAWLPREHPLHRPRHGPRQYLALVCAFLFFAAPVLAWTFGARAVPVENRALTPFPSVTEGWGFFTGMNDWASDHLAFRSEAVTAMEGISQGVFGEPAPHDTESGGAPVGGGGGSGGEKSDSKPDPAVFPEVVRGERGWVFLGHDVSYKCLPEMELDRIIEGLRRWRSVVEESGRQFRLVVAPDKSTVYSEHMPDDYVGRQCMRQLRSEFWDRLPAATGAIDMREPLRAVAEERGRPVYTKRDTHWRHAGGLEMTRQLAESLQPGVSDSWRVRQGRTYRHRADIPGMLGKDEEWTVQSYSLAPDGGSDNTRFVGSDFHEPLHLESSPREGMIDEPTRMIADSFTQFASPYLGAAFSDLTISHPENVREHPQRTGELLAEGEVVMFELSERFLAGGRYSMLAPRVAEEVGAVLKKHPVE is encoded by the coding sequence GTGTCCGGTGAACGGGGTGCTGCCACCGGTGTGGCCGACGACGAGAAGACGACCGCTTCCGCGGAACTGCCCCCCGTGCACGAGGCCTGGCTGCCGCGGGAGCACCCGCTGCACCGACCCCGGCACGGGCCCAGGCAGTACCTCGCTCTCGTGTGCGCGTTCCTGTTCTTCGCCGCGCCGGTGCTCGCGTGGACCTTCGGCGCGCGGGCGGTTCCGGTGGAGAACCGGGCGCTGACCCCCTTCCCGAGCGTCACCGAGGGGTGGGGGTTCTTCACCGGGATGAACGACTGGGCCTCCGACCATCTGGCGTTCCGCTCCGAGGCCGTCACGGCGATGGAGGGGATCAGCCAGGGGGTGTTCGGAGAACCTGCCCCGCACGACACCGAGTCGGGCGGAGCCCCCGTCGGCGGTGGCGGCGGCTCAGGGGGCGAGAAGAGCGACTCCAAACCCGATCCGGCTGTCTTCCCCGAAGTGGTCCGGGGTGAGCGGGGATGGGTGTTCCTCGGGCACGACGTCTCCTACAAGTGCCTTCCCGAGATGGAGCTGGACCGGATCATCGAGGGGCTGCGCCGCTGGCGCTCGGTGGTGGAGGAGTCCGGCCGCCAGTTCCGGCTGGTCGTGGCCCCGGACAAGTCCACTGTGTACTCGGAGCACATGCCGGACGACTACGTCGGAAGGCAGTGCATGCGCCAACTGCGCTCGGAGTTCTGGGACCGGCTGCCCGCGGCCACCGGGGCCATCGACATGAGGGAGCCGCTGCGCGCGGTGGCCGAGGAGCGGGGCAGGCCCGTCTACACCAAGCGGGACACCCACTGGCGGCACGCGGGCGGGCTGGAGATGACCAGGCAGCTGGCCGAGTCGTTGCAGCCGGGTGTCAGTGACTCGTGGCGGGTTCGGCAGGGGCGAACCTACCGGCACCGCGCCGACATCCCGGGGATGCTCGGCAAGGACGAGGAGTGGACGGTGCAGTCGTACTCGCTGGCCCCGGACGGCGGCAGCGACAACACGAGGTTCGTCGGCAGCGACTTCCACGAACCGCTGCACCTGGAGTCGAGCCCGCGCGAGGGGATGATCGACGAACCCACGAGGATGATCGCGGACTCGTTCACCCAGTTCGCGAGCCCCTACCTCGGTGCCGCGTTCTCCGACCTGACCATCTCCCACCCCGAGAACGTGCGTGAGCACCCGCAGCGGACGGGCGAGCTGCTGGCCGAGGGCGAAGTCGTGATGTTCGAGCTCTCCGAGCGCTTCCTGGCGGGAGGGCGCTACTCGATGCTCGCCCCCAGGGTGGCGGAGGAAGTGGGCGCGGTCCTGAAGAAGCACCCGGTCGAGTAG
- a CDS encoding Lsr2 dimerization domain-containing protein, producing the protein MSAKVHSELIDDLEAAAGKEVEAHTTITFGIDGDTFEVDLCARNVAILRSALSPFLVVARPVGG; encoded by the coding sequence ATGAGCGCGAAGGTCCACAGCGAGTTGATCGACGATCTGGAGGCGGCGGCGGGAAAGGAGGTCGAGGCGCACACCACGATCACTTTCGGCATCGACGGGGACACCTTCGAGGTCGACCTCTGCGCGCGGAACGTGGCGATCCTGCGGTCGGCGCTGTCCCCGTTCCTCGTGGTGGCCCGACCGGTCGGTGGTTGA
- a CDS encoding ABC transporter permease, with protein MTGNSFRTLALANARELIRDRKTAFAAIVMPLFFLVLFLAVGYFVNRSGEADAIRMLLPTALFFMLGSMSFFGTVSPAVDLRQRRTLRLLSTTPLRKIAFLGSLAPVRALVAMGYVALVVAFATAFGYVSPVRIPVLLVSAAAGVAFFLSLGFVLAAVLPSAEAANNTLSLVLVLMAFLGGGVLPLRSMPEGAQAVLGWLPPARLMETFRHSIAGLPAQHSPWSSWVIMLGASALLTMLATRVFSWDVDAR; from the coding sequence ATGACCGGCAACAGTTTCCGCACGCTGGCGTTGGCCAACGCCCGAGAGCTGATCAGGGACCGCAAGACCGCGTTCGCCGCGATCGTGATGCCCCTGTTCTTCCTGGTGCTGTTCCTCGCGGTGGGCTACTTCGTCAACCGCTCCGGCGAGGCCGACGCCATCAGGATGCTCCTGCCCACAGCGCTGTTCTTCATGCTCGGCTCCATGTCGTTCTTCGGAACGGTCTCGCCCGCGGTGGACCTGCGCCAGCGCAGGACCCTGCGTCTGCTGAGCACAACACCGCTGCGCAAGATCGCGTTTCTCGGCTCGCTGGCGCCCGTGCGCGCGCTCGTGGCCATGGGGTACGTGGCACTGGTGGTCGCTTTCGCGACCGCTTTCGGATACGTCTCACCGGTGCGGATCCCGGTGCTGCTCGTCTCGGCCGCCGCAGGTGTGGCCTTCTTCCTCTCGCTGGGATTCGTGCTCGCCGCGGTACTGCCCAGCGCCGAGGCCGCCAACAACACGCTGAGCCTGGTGCTGGTTCTGATGGCGTTCCTCGGTGGTGGGGTCCTTCCGCTGCGGTCCATGCCGGAGGGAGCGCAGGCGGTGCTCGGTTGGCTGCCCCCGGCACGTCTGATGGAGACGTTCCGGCACTCGATCGCGGGGTTGCCCGCTCAGCACTCGCCCTGGTCCAGCTGGGTGATCATGCTCGGCGCGTCCGCGCTGCTCACGATGCTGGCCACTCGGGTGTTCAGCTGGGACGTCGATGCTCGCTGA
- a CDS encoding ABC transporter ATP-binding protein, with product MTPDQVSAEETPRTAGNSVSVTGLRKSYGSNRAVEDLDLDVGSGELFGVLGPNGAGKSTLLEILVGLRERDAGTVEVLGADPSTDREHLRRRVAVQPQQAELFPNLTVRETLHLWASFHEEAEAPESVVERVGLTASADRRVHELSGGQERRLLIATALISEPLLVVLDEPSTGLDPNARAELWDVLLAFRDRGGTALLSTHSMEEAESLCDRVAVVDGGRIVACGAPADLVSEHAPHTVVSFRRTGAPNTAALRAMSGVEDIELHGNRVLVHTHRADEVVTELTAMTPPPQDLVRRAAGLDNVFRTLTGRSLDENEDG from the coding sequence TTGACACCGGACCAGGTCTCCGCGGAGGAGACACCCCGAACCGCGGGGAATTCGGTATCCGTGACCGGCCTGCGCAAGAGCTACGGCTCGAACCGGGCCGTGGAGGACCTCGACCTCGACGTCGGCTCCGGTGAGCTCTTCGGGGTGCTCGGGCCGAACGGGGCCGGCAAGAGCACGCTGCTGGAGATCCTCGTCGGGCTGCGCGAGCGCGATGCGGGAACCGTCGAGGTGCTCGGAGCGGATCCGTCGACCGACCGCGAGCACCTGCGGCGACGCGTGGCCGTGCAGCCGCAGCAGGCCGAGTTGTTCCCGAACCTCACCGTCCGGGAAACCCTGCACCTGTGGGCCTCGTTCCACGAGGAGGCCGAGGCCCCGGAGTCGGTCGTCGAACGCGTCGGGCTCACCGCTTCGGCGGACCGGAGGGTGCACGAGCTCTCGGGCGGACAGGAACGACGCCTGCTGATCGCGACCGCACTGATCAGCGAACCGCTGCTGGTGGTTCTCGACGAGCCCTCGACCGGGCTGGACCCCAACGCGCGGGCGGAGCTCTGGGACGTGCTGCTGGCGTTCCGCGACCGCGGCGGCACCGCACTGCTGTCCACCCACTCGATGGAGGAAGCGGAGTCGCTGTGCGACCGGGTGGCCGTCGTGGACGGAGGAAGGATCGTGGCCTGCGGTGCCCCCGCTGATCTGGTGTCCGAGCACGCTCCGCACACCGTTGTCAGCTTCCGTCGCACCGGGGCGCCGAACACGGCGGCCCTCCGCGCGATGTCCGGGGTCGAGGACATCGAGCTGCACGGTAACCGGGTGCTCGTGCACACCCACCGCGCCGACGAGGTCGTCACCGAGCTGACGGCGATGACGCCCCCGCCGCAGGACCTGGTCAGGCGCGCGGCCGGGTTGGACAACGTCTTCCGCACGTTGACCGGACGATCCCTGGACGAGAACGAGGACGGTTGA